The following proteins are co-located in the Chryseobacterium daecheongense genome:
- a CDS encoding GLPGLI family protein: protein MKNNILLFLLLSILTHAQANRFYYDYKYISDSTNRADIKSDVMLLDIDKNGSKYYSREKFVSDSTTKADITKQMKGGFGESINIKKNMKPGVIATSVTKTYPDYKVVLSEKIGNTIYKIAEDQKPEWKILSEKQKIGEYNTQKATTTYGGREWTAWFSTDIPFQDGPYKFYGLPGLIVKLEDKTGSHIMTLIGNKKTNISQEEDIQMPGVTMIGLGGKDIEVTKKQFKKAWKDYQADPTKDMKQTMSTLPAGAVVRMKNKDGKDIDMNEMYRNIEKRAREEMKNNNNKIEPDLYK, encoded by the coding sequence ATGAAAAATAATATTTTACTTTTTTTACTTTTGAGTATACTTACTCATGCCCAGGCAAATAGGTTTTATTATGATTATAAGTATATCTCGGATTCCACCAACAGAGCGGATATAAAAAGTGATGTAATGCTCCTGGATATTGATAAAAATGGCTCAAAATATTACAGCCGTGAAAAATTTGTCTCCGACTCTACAACAAAAGCGGATATCACAAAACAAATGAAAGGCGGTTTTGGAGAAAGTATTAATATCAAAAAAAATATGAAACCGGGTGTGATTGCTACAAGCGTTACCAAAACATATCCCGACTATAAGGTTGTACTTTCAGAAAAAATAGGAAACACAATCTATAAAATAGCAGAAGATCAAAAACCTGAATGGAAGATTCTTTCTGAAAAACAAAAAATAGGAGAGTATAACACCCAAAAGGCAACAACAACCTATGGAGGCAGAGAATGGACTGCCTGGTTTAGTACCGATATCCCTTTTCAGGACGGACCTTATAAATTCTATGGATTACCTGGTTTAATTGTGAAGCTTGAAGACAAAACAGGTTCGCATATAATGACTTTGATTGGAAATAAAAAGACAAACATAAGCCAGGAAGAAGACATACAAATGCCGGGAGTAACCATGATCGGTTTGGGGGGCAAAGATATCGAAGTAACAAAAAAACAGTTTAAAAAAGCCTGGAAAGATTATCAGGCAGATCCCACAAAGGACATGAAGCAAACAATGAGCACACTTCCGGCCGGAGCTGTCGTAAGAATGAAAAATAAGGATGGGAAAGACATTGATATGAATGAAATGTACAGGAATATAGAGAAAAGGGCGAGAGAAGAAATGAAAAATAACAATAATAAAATAGAGCCTGATCTTTATAAATAA
- a CDS encoding SDR family NAD(P)-dependent oxidoreductase: protein MTKPIIAVVTGASRGAGKGIAIALGKKGAVVYVTGRSLHSQNNLGTITETAHAVSEAGGLGIPVAVDHTDDNAVAGLFQNIKKEYGRLDILVNNAADVSDAITKKIPFWENSLAPVNLLNVGLRSHYVSSYYAAPLLIANGRGLIINTGQYAAVSYYNGPAYGAQKAGADKMAADMAKELKAYNVAANSIWMGFLDTERAQAYIANLPDDEKPTIKRESPEFTGRVIAALYEYDKMMELSGQALIGAELGKELGVTDIDGNYPESFRDTLGSPPELHKSLKD from the coding sequence ATGACAAAGCCAATAATAGCAGTAGTAACAGGTGCCAGCAGAGGTGCCGGAAAAGGCATAGCGATAGCTCTTGGAAAAAAAGGAGCTGTAGTATATGTCACAGGTCGTAGTTTGCATAGCCAAAACAACCTTGGTACAATTACAGAAACAGCTCATGCTGTAAGTGAAGCAGGAGGACTTGGTATTCCTGTAGCTGTAGACCACACAGATGATAACGCAGTAGCCGGGCTCTTCCAAAATATAAAAAAAGAATATGGAAGACTTGATATTTTAGTCAATAATGCCGCTGATGTGAGTGATGCTATTACTAAAAAGATCCCCTTCTGGGAGAATTCTCTGGCTCCGGTTAATCTTCTTAATGTAGGTTTAAGATCACATTATGTGAGCAGCTATTATGCTGCTCCTCTGTTAATAGCAAATGGAAGAGGTCTGATAATAAATACAGGTCAATATGCAGCTGTAAGTTATTACAATGGTCCGGCTTATGGTGCTCAGAAAGCAGGAGCGGATAAAATGGCAGCAGATATGGCTAAAGAATTAAAAGCTTATAATGTGGCAGCTAATTCTATATGGATGGGTTTTTTAGATACAGAGCGCGCTCAGGCTTATATTGCTAATCTACCCGATGATGAAAAACCTACCATAAAGCGGGAATCTCCGGAATTTACAGGAAGAGTGATTGCAGCCCTCTATGAATATGATAAAATGATGGAGTTATCCGGGCAGGCACTTATAGGTGCTGAACTTGGGAAAGAGCTTGGAGTTACCGACATTGACGGCAATTATCCCGAATCATTCCGAGATACTTTGGGAAGTCCTCCTGAACTTCATAAGAGCTTAAAGGATTGA
- a CDS encoding Crp/Fnr family transcriptional regulator, whose protein sequence is MFNIFSTYLQNKISLSQDELKFIESLSIIKKLKKHQFLLSEGDICTFNSFVCSGFLRKYSMDEKGIEHTVYFATENWWISDMQSLMDGTPSKYYISAVEDSVVLLISNSNFEKICTEIPLFKDMANMLLQRSLNASQERINSTLSATAEQKYIQFLKTFPKVANRVPRYMLASYLGITAETLSRIRKTVSTK, encoded by the coding sequence ATGTTTAATATCTTCAGTACATATCTTCAAAACAAAATAAGCCTCTCCCAGGATGAACTAAAGTTTATTGAGTCGCTGAGCATTATTAAAAAACTAAAAAAACACCAATTTCTTTTATCAGAAGGGGATATTTGTACTTTTAACTCATTTGTCTGCTCGGGTTTCTTACGAAAATATAGCATGGACGAAAAAGGTATAGAGCATACAGTTTATTTTGCCACAGAGAACTGGTGGATTTCTGACATGCAAAGTCTTATGGATGGAACTCCTTCAAAATACTATATCAGTGCTGTTGAAGATTCTGTTGTCTTATTAATTAGCAATTCCAACTTTGAAAAAATATGTACGGAAATACCTCTGTTTAAAGATATGGCCAATATGCTTTTACAAAGAAGTCTTAATGCCAGCCAAGAAAGGATAAACTCCACCTTAAGTGCTACTGCGGAGCAAAAATATATCCAATTTTTAAAAACTTTTCCTAAAGTAGCAAACCGAGTTCCACGTTATATGCTTGCATCTTATTTAGGGATCACTGCTGAAACATTGAGCCGAATTCGGAAAACCGTTTCCACTAAGTAA
- a CDS encoding VOC family protein, with protein MKNNLMVIIKAMIFTALFSMPSLHISAQIPGVLGMDHIGFNVPDLNESVTFFTDVLGFHKVYEEGHLPLDEDAKKAFNIRQSAEITHIAMLQTGNGSNIELFEYTSPERNMKRPMNDDIGWYHFAIYTTNMDESVAYLKAKKVRIIGTPIEHKSGPNAGLTGVYFETPWGLQIELVSYPNGLAYEKTNPQYKLWSPKTTSIKK; from the coding sequence ATGAAAAATAATTTAATGGTAATCATCAAGGCTATGATATTTACAGCTTTGTTTTCTATGCCAAGCTTGCATATATCTGCACAGATACCTGGAGTTTTGGGCATGGATCATATAGGTTTTAACGTCCCCGATCTCAATGAATCGGTTACTTTTTTTACAGATGTATTGGGCTTTCATAAAGTTTATGAAGAAGGACACTTACCTCTTGATGAAGATGCAAAAAAAGCTTTTAATATACGCCAGTCTGCAGAAATCACGCATATTGCCATGCTGCAAACCGGAAATGGCAGCAACATCGAACTGTTTGAATATACATCTCCTGAAAGGAATATGAAAAGGCCTATGAACGACGATATCGGTTGGTATCATTTTGCTATTTACACCACAAATATGGATGAAAGCGTAGCATATCTTAAAGCAAAAAAAGTCCGTATCATAGGCACCCCTATAGAACATAAATCAGGGCCCAATGCAGGACTGACAGGCGTTTATTTTGAAACTCCCTGGGGATTACAAATCGAATTAGTTTCTTACCCAAACGGCCTGGCCTATGAAAAAACAAATCCTCAATACAAGTTGTGGTCACCTAAAACGACATCAATAAAAAAGTAA
- a CDS encoding BlaI/MecI/CopY family transcriptional regulator, with the protein MIIQTLTKAEEQVMQYLWKIEKGFLKDILDLFPEPKPHTNTVSTILKVLKDKEFVDYNVYGRQHEYFALITKEQYSGKTMKSLVKNYFKGSYKSAVSFLVEKNEMTVEDLEILLNELKKKN; encoded by the coding sequence ATGATAATTCAGACTTTAACAAAAGCAGAAGAACAGGTAATGCAGTATTTATGGAAAATTGAAAAAGGATTCCTCAAGGATATTCTTGATTTGTTTCCTGAACCCAAACCTCACACAAATACTGTTTCAACTATTCTAAAAGTATTAAAGGATAAGGAATTTGTTGATTATAATGTTTATGGCAGACAGCATGAATATTTTGCACTGATCACAAAGGAACAGTATTCGGGCAAGACGATGAAAAGTCTTGTGAAAAATTATTTCAAAGGATCTTATAAAAGTGCAGTCTCTTTTTTGGTAGAAAAAAATGAAATGACGGTAGAAGATCTTGAAATACTGCTCAACGAACTCAAAAAGAAAAACTGA